The following are from one region of the Georgenia sp. M64 genome:
- a CDS encoding M13-type metalloendopeptidase, translating to MTTTNTAPMSDAEAMDDGVRPQDDLFRRFNGTFLREHVIPADRARDGSFTALRDLSEERVRAIIDDAAAGRGTEGNPENARKIGDVYASFMATERVEALGTAPLRADLEALTAARDHEALTRAMGALQPTGVGGAVAYQVDTDLNDPERYTVYLWQSGLGLPDESYYREDVHAATRTAYVAHVAAMLALTGLVTEDEAMGAAERVMKVETTLAAGHWDKVRSREADQLNNPMTWEETVASAPGFDWSLWRAALGVPEGAFDQLIVAMPSYITHFARSWAETDVDSLRMWLMWHVVHARAPYLPADVVDENFDFYGRTLTGAEELRERWKRGVALVEGALGEAVGELYVARHFPPAHKAAMQTLVADLVEAYRESIASLEWMGEETRRRALAKLEAFTPKIGYPDKWRDYSALEVDPTDLLGNVRAANVFEERRDLAKLGRPMDRDEWFMPPQMVNAYYNPTMNEIVFPAAILQPPFFDPDADDAWNYGGIGAVIGHEIGHGFDDQGSKYDGTGRLTDWWTEDDRREFESRTKALIAQYDAFSPAQLDGSHHVNGALTIGENIGDLGGLSIALKAYEIALRRQGLPGIDAAPVVEGLSGLQRLFASWARIWREKSRDAEVVRLLTIDPHSPAEFRCNGVVRNMDAFHEAFDVRPGDALYLPPEERVRIW from the coding sequence ATGACCACCACGAACACCGCACCGATGAGCGACGCCGAGGCCATGGACGACGGCGTCCGTCCCCAGGACGACCTCTTCCGCCGGTTCAACGGCACGTTCCTGCGCGAGCACGTCATCCCCGCCGACCGCGCGCGCGACGGATCCTTCACCGCCCTGCGCGACCTCTCCGAGGAGCGGGTGCGAGCCATCATCGACGACGCGGCGGCCGGCCGGGGCACCGAGGGCAACCCGGAGAACGCCCGGAAGATCGGCGACGTCTACGCGTCCTTCATGGCCACCGAGCGGGTCGAGGCCCTGGGCACCGCCCCCCTGCGGGCCGACCTCGAGGCGCTCACCGCCGCCCGCGACCACGAGGCCCTCACCCGCGCGATGGGCGCCCTGCAGCCCACCGGCGTCGGCGGCGCCGTCGCCTACCAGGTGGACACCGACCTCAACGACCCCGAGCGGTACACCGTCTACCTCTGGCAGTCCGGTCTGGGACTGCCGGACGAGTCCTACTACCGCGAGGACGTCCACGCGGCCACGCGCACCGCCTACGTCGCGCACGTGGCGGCGATGCTCGCCCTGACCGGTCTGGTGACCGAGGACGAGGCGATGGGGGCCGCCGAGCGTGTCATGAAGGTCGAGACCACCCTGGCTGCCGGCCACTGGGACAAGGTCCGCTCCCGCGAGGCCGACCAGCTCAACAACCCCATGACCTGGGAGGAGACGGTCGCGAGCGCGCCCGGCTTCGACTGGTCGCTGTGGCGGGCCGCGCTGGGGGTCCCCGAGGGCGCGTTCGACCAGCTCATCGTGGCCATGCCCTCCTACATCACCCACTTCGCACGCTCGTGGGCCGAGACCGACGTCGACTCGCTGCGGATGTGGCTGATGTGGCACGTCGTCCACGCGCGGGCGCCGTACCTCCCCGCGGACGTGGTGGACGAGAACTTCGACTTCTACGGCCGCACCCTCACCGGGGCCGAGGAGCTGCGCGAGCGCTGGAAGCGCGGGGTCGCGCTGGTCGAGGGCGCCCTCGGCGAGGCCGTCGGTGAGCTCTACGTGGCCCGGCACTTCCCGCCCGCGCACAAGGCCGCCATGCAGACCCTCGTGGCCGACCTCGTCGAGGCGTACCGCGAGTCGATCGCCTCGCTGGAGTGGATGGGCGAGGAGACCCGCCGGCGGGCGCTGGCCAAGCTCGAGGCCTTCACCCCGAAGATCGGCTACCCGGACAAGTGGCGCGACTACTCCGCGCTGGAGGTCGACCCGACCGACCTGCTCGGCAACGTCCGCGCGGCCAACGTCTTCGAGGAGCGCCGCGACCTGGCCAAGCTGGGCAGGCCGATGGACCGCGACGAGTGGTTCATGCCGCCGCAGATGGTCAACGCCTACTACAACCCGACGATGAACGAGATCGTCTTCCCCGCCGCGATCCTCCAGCCGCCGTTCTTCGACCCCGACGCCGACGACGCCTGGAACTACGGCGGGATCGGCGCCGTCATCGGCCACGAGATCGGGCACGGCTTCGACGACCAGGGGTCGAAGTACGACGGCACCGGCCGGCTCACGGACTGGTGGACCGAGGACGACCGGCGCGAGTTCGAGTCCCGGACCAAGGCGCTCATCGCCCAGTACGACGCGTTCTCACCGGCCCAGCTGGACGGGTCCCACCACGTGAACGGTGCCCTGACGATCGGCGAGAACATCGGCGACCTCGGCGGCCTGTCGATCGCGCTCAAGGCGTACGAGATCGCCCTGCGCCGTCAGGGGCTGCCCGGCATCGACGCCGCGCCCGTGGTCGAGGGTCTCTCGGGCCTGCAGCGCCTCTTCGCGTCGTGGGCGCGGATCTGGCGCGAGAAGAGCCGGGACGCGGAGGTCGTGCGCCTGCTGACCATCGACCCGCACTCCCCCGCGGAGTTCCGCTGCAACGGGGTGGTGCGGAACATGGACGCCTTCCACGAGGCCTTCGACGTCCGGCCCGGGGACGCCCTGTACCTGCCGCCGGAGGAGC
- a CDS encoding ribose-5-phosphate isomerase codes for MRIHIAADHAGFELKAVLVEHLRGAGHVVVDHGAATYDAEDDYTSFCFAAGEAVASETGSLGIVLGGSGNGEQIAANKVPGIRAALAWNTDTARLARAHNDANVLAIGARQHSLDDAVGLVETFVAEPFSGEPRHQRRIDMLTAYEALRSQ; via the coding sequence ATGCGCATCCACATCGCCGCTGACCACGCCGGGTTCGAGCTCAAGGCGGTGCTCGTCGAGCACCTGCGGGGAGCGGGGCACGTGGTCGTCGACCACGGTGCCGCGACCTACGACGCCGAGGACGACTACACCTCCTTCTGCTTCGCCGCCGGGGAGGCCGTCGCCAGCGAGACCGGCTCCCTGGGCATCGTGCTCGGCGGCTCCGGCAACGGTGAGCAGATCGCCGCGAACAAGGTGCCCGGCATCCGCGCCGCGCTCGCGTGGAACACCGACACGGCGCGGCTCGCCCGCGCCCACAACGACGCCAACGTCCTGGCGATCGGGGCGCGCCAGCACTCCCTCGACGACGCCGTGGGGCTGGTCGAGACGTTCGTCGCCGAGCCGTTCTCCGGGGAGCCGCGCCACCAGCGCCGCATCGACATGCTCACCGCGTACGAGGCGCTGCGCAGCCAGTAG
- a CDS encoding GNAT family N-acetyltransferase, which produces MIDNATTTADATTPADATTTAVRTTAVPAGYRLAELDDVAHRAQIIDVDRWGFAFEMAPEDEAVAVWDLEPGRTVGVWDERGAEARLAAVHSSYAFAVPVPGGARLPAAGLTWVAVHPGHRRRGLARAMLTAHLARTVGRGEALSVLYAAETGIYGRYGYGVASQTATLTVGRGADLREVPGAADLVVELDRLDPARHGAVIEQVHTAVVRPGWISRDTDALRAAQLVDWPTARKEMEGLRVAVVRTPAGEPRAYAIFRRKGKWSDAGVPEGTVKVRESAALDAPAARALWGALTDLDLMAKVETAQLPLDDPLLHLLADLRGASVRLSDDLWVRLLDVPRALAGRAYAADVDVVLEVRDDLVPANAGHWHLRGGTAGAEVAATTAPAHLSLDVADLGSAYLGGTSLAALAAAGRVQVLDGAALAPAATAFGWPVAPANGWGF; this is translated from the coding sequence GTGATCGACAACGCCACCACCACGGCCGACGCCACCACCCCAGCCGACGCCACCACCACCGCGGTCCGCACCACCGCCGTGCCGGCCGGGTACCGGCTCGCCGAGCTCGACGACGTCGCGCACCGTGCGCAGATCATCGACGTCGACCGCTGGGGCTTCGCCTTCGAGATGGCGCCCGAGGACGAGGCGGTGGCGGTGTGGGACCTCGAGCCCGGCCGGACCGTCGGGGTCTGGGACGAGCGGGGCGCGGAGGCCCGCCTGGCCGCCGTCCACTCCTCGTACGCCTTCGCCGTGCCCGTGCCCGGCGGGGCGCGCCTGCCCGCCGCGGGCCTGACGTGGGTGGCGGTGCACCCCGGCCACCGGCGCCGGGGGCTGGCCCGAGCCATGCTCACCGCGCACCTGGCCCGCACGGTCGGGCGCGGGGAGGCGCTGTCGGTCCTGTACGCCGCCGAGACCGGCATCTACGGCCGCTACGGCTACGGGGTGGCGAGCCAGACGGCCACCCTGACCGTGGGCCGCGGCGCGGACCTGCGCGAGGTGCCCGGCGCCGCGGACCTCGTCGTCGAGCTCGACCGCCTCGACCCCGCCCGCCACGGCGCGGTGATCGAGCAGGTCCACACGGCCGTCGTGCGGCCGGGGTGGATCAGCCGCGACACCGACGCCCTGCGCGCGGCCCAGCTCGTGGACTGGCCCACCGCGCGGAAGGAGATGGAGGGCCTGCGGGTGGCGGTGGTGCGCACCCCCGCGGGTGAGCCGCGCGCCTACGCGATCTTCCGCCGCAAGGGCAAGTGGTCCGACGCGGGGGTGCCCGAGGGGACCGTGAAGGTCCGCGAGTCCGCCGCGCTCGACGCCCCGGCCGCGCGGGCGCTGTGGGGGGCTCTGACCGACCTCGACCTCATGGCGAAGGTCGAGACCGCCCAGCTCCCCCTGGACGACCCCCTCCTGCACCTCCTCGCGGACCTGCGCGGCGCCTCCGTCCGCCTCAGCGACGACCTGTGGGTGCGTCTGCTCGACGTCCCCCGGGCCCTGGCCGGGCGCGCGTACGCGGCCGACGTCGACGTCGTCCTCGAGGTCCGTGACGACCTCGTCCCGGCGAACGCCGGCCACTGGCACCTGCGCGGCGGGACGGCGGGCGCCGAGGTCGCCGCCACGACGGCCCCGGCCCACCTGTCCCTGGACGTCGCCGACCTCGGCTCGGCCTACCTCGGTGGGACGTCCCTGGCGGCGCTCGCCGCCGCCGGGCGGGTGCAGGTCCTCGACGGCGCCGCGCTCGCGCCGGCCGCGACCGCGTTCGGCTGGCCGGTCGCGCCTGCGAACGGGTGGGGGTTCTGA